A stretch of DNA from Anopheles nili chromosome 2, idAnoNiliSN_F5_01, whole genome shotgun sequence:
AAGTAGTTAGGCAAACCACCGATGAAAATCTTGTGCGGAGAGTCGGGTACAACCGTGCTGATAACGCCAGAGAATTTTTCTACAAGAAAGGTGAACAATTAAAACGTGTTTCTTCGGTTGAGATATAAAATGGAGTACAACTTACCCGGCACATTAAGGGCTGCCGAATCGGTCATGCCCGGCATGGGCTGATAATCATGAGGCCGACGAATTTTCAAGCTTTGACCCTTAAAATTAATGCTATCGAATGCCATGGCTTGCGTCGTCTCGTCAATTGAACGAAACTCGAGGAACGCAAAATTTTTATCTAGATTTATCTGACAAGCAAGCACCGGATTGCCGGCGGCTTGCGCCAAACCGGAGAGGTGCATCTGCTGGTTGAAGAACTCCATCATTTCTTCCTCCGTCACGCCGAACGGTATGTTACCAACATACAGACGTCTCGCCTGGCGTGTGATGGTTGATCCTACGACGGGAACAGCTGCTTGTGGCGTATCCGCAACAATGTTAGCCGGGATCTGGCCGGCGGCCTGCATGGCTTTGTACTGTAGCGGCGTGATGTGCTCGAAGCCCGGCGGTGGCACGTCCCAGTACAGAGATGGCTTGCGCCTACGGGAACGATGCTTCCGGTACGGCGACCTTGATCGCGACCTCCTTCGGTCACGACCACGAGAATTGCTTCGACGACGTTCTCTAGAACGTGAGCGatggcgtcctcctccacctcctccgccacctcctccaccaccgccgccacctcCTCCACCGCGACCTCCTCCCCCGCCGCGGTATTCTCGATCACGATCAGCTGAAAAATTAACAACGTCTCAACTATGCCATACGAAATCACTTGTCAATTAAGGTCGTATCCCGGCGAAAGCAGAAGCCATTCAGCTGACATATTGATTTTACTGCCGTCGGAAGCCCAATCTTGTGCATACTGATTCTGCGCCCACTCAGAGCTATAACAAACTATTACTTACACATTTCAGTCGACCGCGTTTTGCCTAACGTTTGTTATTGATGGCACGAAGAATGTTTCGTCAGATATTTGCAAACTTTCGCCGATtgtaaaataatatcaaacaGCAGCGtccttattcttcttcttcttactcTTGGTGTACAATTACTCCGTTTTGAAAAGCTGTGGCACGGTCAAACTACTACGAAGATTCGTTCGATTCTGGGTTCTTAAACGATCGTCAAGAATATCTATTGgcaaaaacgatgcaaatATAGAATTAATAAAAACTAGCTAAAACTCTTCACATCAGAAAACACCGACCGATACCTTCGCGTGCGTACACACACCTTTTGACACTGCAAACGTCCAATGTGACAGTTTTTTCAAGTTGACTTTATACTGGTAACAAAAATATACCCTCcgtattttcaatcaattgtTCATGCTTCCTAATAGATGATATCCTTGGgattaataaaaaatcaaattcaaatgtTCCATGAGATATCGCAGAACATTTAAAatcgacaaacaaacatttgcgaatggtgagacaaaaaaaaacgcttgccaTTTGAAACGCTTCGTTAACGCATCTTGCACTCGAGACCTTGATTTGACAACCAGGGTAAATACAGttcaaatttttccttttcccgatgCCCGGTATAAAATCCTAGAGAGTGCACTCGAATTTAACGTAATAGCAGAAAAATTACTACATTTTAATATTAAGCCCTTTAACTAACGGTAGATCGGTAGTTAACCAATGATCTTATGTACTAGATATTTACTCGCATGCACGTGCTATGCATGCACGTGCTCGCATGCACGATTTCAAAAATGAATACACtatcgcattttttttatttaaaattttattgctatCATGAAAAACGAGGCACAGAAACGCTGCGAGCTACATGATAGAAGCTATAAATTAGTTAACAAAACAGTGTATACTGTGACGTAGGATAAAACGGTAATACTTCTTAGGATCTTTTGAATTACCAAATGGATTTCTTTACAACAAGTTTGGCCATCTCTGGTAGGGATTAATTGCTCCGTTTCGACTGTTCTGCTGTTAGAATAGCTTGCTCGGTGATTTTGGCTTACGCCCGGATGCTCTTCACACCCTTGATGTACACACTATCACCGGGCGATGGCACGTACTCGTTGGTGTTGAAGTTTAGCTCCGACGGGTTGATAAGAAACCGATGGGGGTAGTATGATAGAACGGGGCTGGAGTACTGGCCCACTGGTCCGCTGCTGTACGAAGGATGCTGTGGCTGCACGTGGCTCACCGGAGCATACTGGGTGGCCGGCTGAAACGGAACGAATCCAGGCTGCGTCGTGGTCGTGGTCGGTGGAGGCGTTGGCGATACGTTGTACGGAGACGAAGACACCGGACCTTGCGGTGAGTTTCCAATCGATGGAGCCGGATGTTGCAAATAACCCGGGTACTGCTGGTACTGCTGGTATTGCTGGTTTGAATACGGATAGACCATAGGGCGAAGCAGCTGAATGTACTGCAGCCCACCGGTGGGCTGTCCCTGGGGGTTTATGTACTGCATGATCAACGGAGTGGTGGCTGTGGAACAACAACATGTGGATTCATCACATAGGGCTAAACCAAATGGGCCAATTTTTTGGCCCCATCGCAGTCATACTTACCAGGCTGCAGCATATGATTTCCGGTAGGCTGGGGAACCATCGCCAGGTAGTACTGACCCTGCGGTGCAACTGAAGCGATCGGTGCTGGAGGAGGCTGTCTGAGGTAGGGCGAAGGCACTGCACTCGGTGGAGCAACCGTCTGGAAGGGCGACGCCGTTTCCGGTGCCTTCGCCGAGGTGGACGGTTTGATCGGAATTTGTACGGTCGGTGCCACCTGATTCTGCAGCTTGCTCAACGTTTCACTGTCCGCCGGTGAGATTGTGTTGTAGTTCGTAGGGCCACTGGCCGGATTACGGACCTTCCGAGCGTCCTGCGGACCAATCACACCCGAATCAGCCCGCACCAGGGCCAAACCCATCACCAGACACACGGTTAACTTCATGATCATGCTCGGGGTCACTCCGCACAATGGAACGCACTCTCCGATAGCGAATTCGCAACACAACGCTCTGCTTCTGAACGGATTAGATCCACGGAAAACCACGCGGCCTGCTGCGGTGCAGGATTTTGATTGATAAATGAACGCACCACCGATAGCGCCATCGGCTTTTATATAACACCGCACGCGAAaccatttcccacccagcaAGGGCGCACAGGGATAGGGAAAAATAATCTGCCCTGGTGTTGGCCACCGGTGCCCTTCGCAGGGCTACTCCTCGCCATCGTCCCGGTGCGCGCAGGAAGGAACGGaaagaaaagtggaaaaacggaaaaccccCCTCCATATCGGTGGCGCGAAGAGCGGCcaaaggaaaacaagaaacacTCCACCTACCATTAATGATGGCTGGTTGCGGTCACACGAACTAGTTTCACCGAGGAGTACGAGGGAACAGGGTACAACAGTGCGGTGCGGTGTTGTTGTACAAGGCAAATCACACCGGCCCCCCGGGAGCCCTTTTTAAGCGACCCGCGGATTCCATGCACGCCCTACCGGTGCGAGTGTTGATTGCGATACACTTCCGAGTCACTTCCTGGCCACTGCTCTCGGGCCAGGCTTTCCTCCCGCACGAGTGGATTAAAGGGCACTTCTGCCTACGGTTCCCCTTAGCTCAGCAAGATGCCGGAGGAAAATAGCACACACATTATCCGAACCGTACGTGCGTATCCCATCGAAACCGGGTGTCCGAAGGAATCCAGTGTGCAAGCATGACCGAGGCGTAGGTGCACTAAAACGTACTTCCTCGTCGCATGGACGGCTTGTAGCGTGCCATCGGCCATCAAGGCACAGGGATCCAAATATCGTTATTTATGCCGCCGTTGCTAATCATCGCGAGGCCCATTATCCTGCGGCGGCGACGGCACCGGACCCAGCGCGTAGATTAGCGATCATGGCAAAGACCCAACCCGACCCGCTGGTTCCGGTATGCGCCATCCGGTTGCGAGCGGTCACACCGGCATCCGGATCATGCTCCACGCTATGCAAATGTTGCGCACACTCTCAAGGCTGCGCAGGTACGCGGGTTTTGGTTCCTGGTGCAACAGCTGCTCTGCGCGCGACCCTTCGGAGGTGgctcggttgggtggaaaattatgtaGAAAGTAATCACCCCACCGGCTAATCATCTGCCTCCCAGCTGCCACCCCAGCGGCAAGGCAAACGGTACTCACTCGCGGTTCCACGCGATCGATGATTACATTTCAAGTTCATTATCCTGCTTATCGGCTGGACAAATGGCTCAACCCGGCACCCAGATGCCGGTGCAACTGCGAAGGATGCAAATGTTGTGCAATTATTGTGCCGTGAAAGAAGCCAGCGAGACGCGACTATTGGTACGCCTTTTAATCATAGCTCACCTTCTTGTGCGAAGGGCTTCCAATCGTATCTCGGCGTTCGTAGACTAAAACCCCACAGGTTGTGAATGCGCACGAGCTGTGAGCTAGCTCAAAAGACAACAGAGCTTGCGGGCTGTTTTGTGAGCTGAATTTAATTACAATGGGTTGAGAGCCATAATAGCCATAACAGCTTGACACGGACACCACAGAGCACAGAGACTTCATTTGCggcagaagagagaaaaaaatatgccccCACAAAAGTCGTTAAAATGGAAGCATGCGTTAAGTAAGCACTGAGTGGACAAATTTCAACGACACCGAGTTCCTCATTCTTCGCTGATATTACGCCACCCGCGGTACGATCCGTGTTATGCTCGATTTTGTAACCCGCCATTTGCCGTATTTTTCCCGCATCTTGCCGTTGGCACACCGTTCCCGGCAAACGCTTCCGGTACGCTCCTTAAGTAGGTAAGCGAGCCAAAACGCCCAACCAACCGCCGTCGGTTTGGTCGGTTTCCTTCTTGGGGCACGTTCTGCATGCTTGAAACCCTTCCGCCCCAAACGATCGAGCGGAAACATGGGTCTGGCATCGGGGCCGTCATCTCAATGGAACACATCAAGCTCCAgatggggagggaaaatcacCATCATGCTCCGGTGGAAAGTGCTCCACTGAACCCCGACAGGCCGCCGCGTGAgattgaaaaaaggaaaacgacaGCCACAGCGACAAGGCTGCTGGAAGGCGCTTGAATGAAAATCGCGGAACGAACTGCCACAAGGggcgactttttttttatttctgcagCTACTTCTGCGACCAGAGTGGACGCgatgtttttatgtttgattcggttgttttttttttattattatgctCACATCACACACGGTCTCACGCGGTTGCATGTTTGCTTGGCGACGCGAATTTGTCAAAAATGGGAATTAATCCGCAGCCACGTCTCTTCCCACTGCCATGGTGGCTCGATGGTAACGATTTCCATCACACGATCCACCTCGAATGCGACACTTTTCTTCGATCACTAGCGCGCGTTCACCTGTTCCGTGTCAAcgctttcgctctcgttttgtCTTTGGGCGAACGCGGGACGCAGGGAAGGCAACCGCCAACCGGCGCAGTTCCTTCATGGTGGTTCCGGACATCTCTTTCCCAGCCGGTAACACGCTGGCGAGCGCGGCTAGATCTGGGCCTAATAGCGACAGTAATTACATTAGCTAACGCTAACATAATCAACGCCGGTCCGGTTGGCATGGCGGGTAATTATCGCGCTAATCCGAGGCAAGCCCTGCAGATGGACGGTTCACTGGCAAGGGAGGCTTATCTGTAAAAGGGCTGGAGGGACGCTAGCGCCGGAAGAAAGCCAACGCGTTTGTTTGTATAAGCCGCCCAGTCGATTTCGATTGCATCCCCATAATGACGCCCGTGAGCTGATCGATTCGGGAAATGGTGATcgggagagagtgagaatgaaacaaacaaaaaaaaaaagatagaaaatGTGTTGCAGTCCGCGAGGTGATAATTGCACGCCTGCACTTGCGCCATTTTGCGGGGTCGTAATTAGAGCAATGGCCACCGACACGCCGCAGGTACTTAGCATATGAAATCGGCAGCATGTTCGGTTTACGCGTCGAATGTGAAACCGTTGATGGGCTGTGTTTGTGGctgaccaccaccaccatcagcatcagtCAAGTGCAAGTGCTCCGTGATGCAATTGGTCGTCCATTTGTGCGCATGATCACATTTCACCACCGATCCGCGCACGGCGGGAGATGAGAAAACTGTGAGATGCTGCCGTTGCCGTGGTTCGGcgcaatttcttttttttctctctctcttcttttccttcacacGACCTTGCCCTGGTGGCGCCGTGAGCCTCCACATCCGGCAAGAAGCCCGCGAACCGCAGCGATCAGAAGTGGCGCTTTGTTTTCAAGCGCTCGTGTGCGAAACATGGCGTCGGAATGGCACGGCACGGAAATGGTGGACCACAAGGGCGTTTTGTTGGTTGGTATGGCGTTTTTTCGACACAAGCGTGAGAAGACCGCATTGTCGGCATGATAATGCGCTTCCAAGTTCAAGGCCTGCTCTTTCGGGAGCGGTTCCTTTCCACgtgcttgctttgtttttttttcctgtttaaACGTTAATCTCGAGTGATTTATTAAGTGACGGAAATTGAATCACGGCTCATCCTGGGAAGGTTCCAACTTCTACCAGATCGTATCGGTCcgtttcgaaacgaaacaatcgcCCCATAATCCACCCTCATCGGTCACGCTGCGTTGCGCCCTTAAATGGGAACCAACCCAACGATCGCTTTCTCACCGCGGCGAGCGATAATTTCCATAGCCTACTCTTTAGAGCCCGCCGATTAGCGATTAATTAGCGTAACGTTGGACGGGccgaaaatttaaacattcaaaTTAGGTGCCATTACACCCTCCGCCCGGTGTACTGGTAATAATCGACACAGTTTTGGATGAACCAACCTGGATTACGTGACcgcaagggtggaaaatgggaaaggaCCCGTTCGATTTGTTCCACAGACAAAAAATACGCGAGATGGCAATCCATTGTTTGGTGTTTCATATTTATTACTCCCTTCGATCGATGTCgtttaaatattattatcaGTATAGCTTTTAACACGTATAAGTTATCGTACCTACGCTACTGCCGTCACGTCGGTTCTTTTTACGTGGCCCCTTTCTTAAAGACCCTCACAGGCTCGCGAACTGGCACGGTCGTTACCGATCGCTGGTTCGCTCGAGTGCCGAACGTtgacaaaagaaaagaaaaaggactcccCACCGCTTAGTGCTTCCAGTAGTGTGGCGTGACGGATGTTGGCGTTGGGGACGCTCCCGTCGCCCCGCTATACTCTAGACTCTCGCTCGAATGTTCCCCCCCATGGTGTGGATGTCCCTTCCGTAGGGTGTCCTCGTGCGAACCAAGGGAAGATGGCGCCGATGACGAACCCGTGGACAGTGGGATGTAGTTGGAACCCGTGCCGCTGCTCGACACCGGTGGCAGATATCCGtgggccggtttcggtggaagGTACGCATTAGTGGAgggcgctggtggtggtggcggggGTGGCAAGTAACCGTGCTTGGCTGGCGAATCGTAGCTAAGTTTGTGGACATGTGAGCCTTTACCAACGGGTGGCAGATATTGCAGGGATGGCGCTAGGTACGTCTGCACGTGAGACGTAGACGGTGATGAGATGGTTTCGTGCGTGGAACCAAGGTAAGTGGACGGTTTGAAGGGCTTCGGATGGCCCAACGTCGAGTGGACGGATGTGTGCAACGGTGATACCATCGTGGCCGTCGTTGGTTGCTGATGGCTCACTACCGAAGCGTACTTTCCGGGCGTGTACAGCTCTGATGCAGAGCTGTGAGATGGTCCCGCGTAATGGCGCAGTCCTTTAACACCACTGGCGTACGAGGGCTCAAAGGGAGCGGGTGCTGTGAGAGCGGCAGCATGCGGTAGGTTCGAGAAATCGTGCAGTTTCAACGTGACAGGCTTCAGCTGGAACGGGCTGGTATCGAACAGAAGCGGATTTCCAGCGGAATCACCATGATCACCGAACGATCCGTAAGCGTAACTACTCGGGACGGCTTTGATCGTGAGCGGACCAACGGCATGCAACTGCTTCAGCAGCTCGCTGATATCCTTCGAGCCAAAACCTCCAGCATACTTAGCAGGACCGACGTCGGCAAATCCACCGAAAGGTGCCGTATGTTGGTGACCCAAAGGTGAGTAGAACGCGTGTGATGAGGCGCCCAATGAAGGTGCTGACGAGTACTTCAGAGAAGGTGAGCCTAAGTACAGCTTAGGCGAGCTAAACGAGCCGTACAACGGTGATGGCGCGTGATGCTGAGGAATGCTGTAGCTATAGGAGCCATGACTCGTGGCCGGTGCGTAGAACTCTCCAAAGGGTTGCTGCACCGAGTGGCCAAAGGAGTAGcgttggtggtgatgatggtaacCGCCCACCTCACGTTTACCATGGGGTGCCTTCTTCGGTACCGCTGGGACCGCCGGTTGAGACTTGGACGGGGTACTAGCGATGGCCACACCATCGACCGGTTTGGCGGGATCTTTACCGGCGAGGACGGCTACGACgaacagcaacggcagcagggACGACACCAGTTTGACGGCCTGTAGAAAGGAACGGAACAGGTTTTCGGAAAAAGGGATGCATTAATACGGGCCGGCTGTTTTAGGTGCATTGTGATGATAATAAGAGCTCGTTGGGATGGCGCTCGTGAAATGGCTCGTGGCAGTGAAACAAAAGCCATCGGAAAGGAAGGCTGACTTAGGTATTCAAGGGTACGCGTGTGAGACAGAACTGGACTACTAGCTTGATGGTCAGTGACAAGGTTAAAcgatttgattgaaataaaaatgacgAAAGATTGTTATAAAAACGATGaaccaatcaatcaatcagatTGGCTtcgttttgattattttaacGAGAGATATGTTGAATCAGGAGAGAATAATATCGCAGGattaaaaaatgaagctttCTACTGTAAACCAAAATTAAAGATTTTATTTGGATGAAATTAAGGTATCGAAAGAAAATAGTCTAAATTGTGTGAGATataattgaaagcaaaatCGCATAATAATTCGATCGAAAATTATTAGGACGAGGAAAGTTTTCGTATACGGCATCAGCCATTTGTCAAATGTCCAAGTTCGCTTTCGTTCAACCGTAATGACCACCACGCAGCACCgtttcaaacaatttcactCGATTTATGGCTCCATTTCGCGCGGGCTGCccctcacacacacggtcCACATATCTAATTTTCAAACTTTCAATCAGTGCACATTAATTATCGTCCCGCCGACGGGCGTTTCTATTTCAGCTTCACTAACCATTATCAGCTGCACGGAGGTTTTATAGTTCCCTCGAAAGTACGCCTTTTTGAAAACTGCACTTTCTAACGTTTGATCGTACGGTGGCAGTTCGCCCACAACCAACGCACAGCCCACGATTTCACGACAAAAGCCACCAAAAGTTTGATCGCCTTGCCGATCCGGAGACGACCTGCTTTCAATCACCGACCGCTAAGGAATGTTACAATGCTGCCAAAATTCACCTGCTTATATACCACCTCCAGCGACAATGGCGATCGTCTCAGTCGGCCAATCCACCATCGGTCAGGTCGGTTGGGGGCATGATCTTCAAAACGCGTCCACCGAGGTGAGCGGGCGTGCAACCCACAGTCTTCCCCGCCTCAAAACGTCGGCCAAGTCGGAAGGTGCAAAAGAAAGACCCCAACAGAGTGTCAGGGGGAAGAAGGGACAATGGCACAATGCGGCGTGGCTTACGATCGGTTTCGCTGGACCTGCCAGGGACAGGGCAAGGGTTTTGCATCACCGGCGGCAGCCGAGCACGTGATCGAGATGCACGAGATCAACGCCACCAAAAAGGGGTCCAATTCTGATATCAACCCTCATTGCACGTCCCAAGTGCGCATGGAAAGAACGTTTGGAAATGCATTTCCGGACGAATCCCTTCCCCGGCCCGATAGAGAAAgtgttttttcctcctccaatctaatttaatttcatccaCGGCTCGTTTCGGACTGGAAACAGATAAAACCCACCATCAAAATCACTTCTGCCCAGACGAGCAGGCGCGCAATTCCACAATCCGCTCTTCTATCGGGAAATTACGTGATCcaatccttttgtttttttttattgtttttatctccatttttgtgttttgttggcCTCAGCACCCATCCCGGACAGGCGATACGGTTGGACGGGTTCGGCGTTTTATTCCCACAATTAGTTCTAATCACGTTTTTCGAGCGCTTTGCTTATTACGcgggtcgcttttccttccccacAAATGCGAGATGCGAACGCCTGTGAGGAAGTGACACCTGGACAGTTCCCTTACCGGATTCACCGGGACGCTGGGTGTTTGCGAAACCGAACGTAAATGAGTGAGTATTCGcaaagggaacgaaaaagtGAAACCTTTACCGGGGCGCGGATGCTCAAACGCGACAAATTTCCCCAAGCGCAGGGCTCGCCTTGGATCCGTGTCGTTTTCATTGCTTTTCCATTGCAACCCCCGCACGCAGTGCAATGTGCGTTTGGGGAAGGCGGAAAGACCTGAAGTGTGAGGGGTTGGGTCACAAGCGCGAAGGGAAAACGCGACGCATCCACGGACGGATGGCCACGGATCAGGGGTCCGTCACGAGTGAGGcgcgcaaataaaaatgaactAAAAAGAGGCACCTTATTGCCCCAATCAATCGCTGATTTATGTCGCTGCTCGGTTGGGGCCAGGTACGCCACTAAGTACGGAAGAAAGCGAACGGGAGAGGAGAAAATAAAGGCAAGCAGggacataaaacaaaaaccaacgtaCGTAAAATATGACGATGCGGAACGGACGGTTTAAATCTGTGCACGTTTTCGGAAAGGGATTTTCGGTGGTCTCGAACCCACACGGATGAGTGGTACCGCGTGAATTTGAATTACGGCCGTTGATTGTCTCGCGCCCTGGGCGGCTGGTTCTGCTTCGCTGGGCGGTGGTGAATACGAGCCACGCGTGGACAGTGACTTCAATGCTACGCAAAAAACGAACCCGCCATTTTTATTCCGCCCTTTTTTGCGAATCCTCTTTAAACGCTACAAATCTTAGTTTCATTGTGCGGAAGTTCGTTATATAACGACTAAATCACGTAATGAAGATATATCATTCGGTATAAAATGCTGCCAAAAGTGAACGAGAAGATACGCTACTTCTTGCTTGTCGCAACAAAATCGCTTCTCCCCAGTGTCAAATTTAGTGCAAATTCTTTCATTTGTCGATCAAGTGCTTAACCAGCGGATCAAACGATTGCTcgtttgcaaacaaacccaTAACCACAGCTATAATTTGTGAGTCATTCACAGTGATCATCATCCGGATTGAACAAAACGGCGCTCAAACCGACGATTCAACGATCTTCCAAAACGCCTCGTATCGGCGctcattaaaaataatcatattgCCCGACCGGTAGCGAACCGTCAGACGagttagcaaaaaaaacactagaaAAGCAATAACATACTCGTTAGGTGATCTTCCACCAAcgatcccagcaaccgatctGTGATCTTCACACACGAAAGAGGAAATGAGCAAGAAAGCATaaaggaagaaacgaaaaaaaacacataaaaaggaaaactcttTTACCACTTGCCCCGTAAGGTGCAATGGAGGAAATTCGCGGCCAATTCGCAACTCGCTTACCCCGCACGGAGGCTCCACAATTGAGACCCCTTCACCAATTAAGCGATCACAAATCTATCGGCAACGGTTAGGGGAGGTGTTTGGTGGCGCAGAACTCGCTCACACCTTCGGCAGAGATCCGGAAAAAGGCGATCTAGCCATCTCGGGCACTCCGGCAGGCTAAGAATACCTGATCGCGGAGgctttcgatcggttcgatgaTCAAAACcttcgaaaaacgaaacgcgacCTGTCTGCCTTCGGGGCTTGAACCACCTGTCGACGATGTTCATGGATTCTTACAATGTTTCAGTTCTGCCACAGGGGCTCTCAAGAAAGCGAATGAAGCTAGGAATAAACACGTTCTCGTTGGGGCAAATTGCTTGACGCGTGCTGACGGATCGGGCCTTCTGGGCTGGATATCTCGTCATCAAGGAAGCGTGGAATCGCTCGAACACTTTCGCCTGCTAGCTTGCGGGACTCGGGCGAGATTTAATAGAGATTAATGAACGCCCCATTGGGTAGGGTTAGGTGCTTGTACGGTTGAGGCACATTAAAGGAGAGCATATCATCTGAGGTGAAAGAAAGGGCTGCCGGCTCCCGAGTTGACTTGGTACAATCAGTCTACTGGAGCCGTTGCGTAACAGCTTATATTAAAGTGGACTTTCAG
This window harbors:
- the LOC128722130 gene encoding splicing factor U2AF 50 kDa subunit, with product MSDRDREYRGGGGGRGGGGGGGGGGGGGGGGGGRHRSRSRERRRSNSRGRDRRRSRSRSPYRKHRSRRRKPSLYWDVPPPGFEHITPLQYKAMQAAGQIPANIVADTPQAAVPVVGSTITRQARRLYVGNIPFGVTEEEMMEFFNQQMHLSGLAQAAGNPVLACQINLDKNFAFLEFRSIDETTQAMAFDSINFKGQSLKIRRPHDYQPMPGMTDSAALNVPEKFSGVISTVVPDSPHKIFIGGLPNYLNEDQVKELLLSFGQLKAFNLVKDAATGLGKGYAFAEYVEYTITDQAIAGLNGMQLGDKKLIVQRASVGAKNSNAAVVAPVQIQVPGLSLVGSSGPPTEVLCLLNMVTPDELKDEEEYEDILEDIREECNKYGMVRSVEIPRPIEGVDVPGCGKVFVEFNSIVDCQKAQQALTGRKFSDRVVVTSYFDPDKYHRREF
- the LOC128722131 gene encoding uncharacterized protein LOC128722131 gives rise to the protein MKLTVCLVMGLALVRADSGVIGPQDARKVRNPASGPTNYNTISPADSETLSKLQNQVAPTVQIPIKPSTSAKAPETASPFQTVAPPSAVPSPYLRQPPPAPIASVAPQGQYYLAMVPQPTGNHMLQPATTPLIMQYINPQGQPTGGLQYIQLLRPMVYPYSNQQYQQYQQYPGYLQHPAPSIGNSPQGPVSSSPYNVSPTPPPTTTTTQPGFVPFQPATQYAPVSHVQPQHPSYSSGPVGQYSSPVLSYYPHRFLINPSELNFNTNEYVPSPGDSVYIKGVKSIRA
- the LOC128721828 gene encoding uncharacterized protein LOC128721828, which translates into the protein MWSDRAVKLVSSLLPLLFVVAVLAGKDPAKPVDGVAIASTPSKSQPAVPAVPKKAPHGKREVGGYHHHHQRYSFGHSVQQPFGEFYAPATSHGSYSYSIPQHHAPSPLYGSFSSPKLYLGSPSLKYSSAPSLGASSHAFYSPLGHQHTAPFGGFADVGPAKYAGGFGSKDISELLKQLHAVGPLTIKAVPSSYAYGSFGDHGDSAGNPLLFDTSPFQLKPVTLKLHDFSNLPHAAALTAPAPFEPSYASGVKGLRHYAGPSHSSASELYTPGKYASVVSHQQPTTATMVSPLHTSVHSTLGHPKPFKPSTYLGSTHETISSPSTSHVQTYLAPSLQYLPPVGKGSHVHKLSYDSPAKHGYLPPPPPPPAPSTNAYLPPKPAHGYLPPVSSSGTGSNYIPLSTGSSSAPSSLGSHEDTLRKGHPHHGGEHSSESLEYSGATGASPTPTSVTPHYWKH